A portion of the Solea senegalensis isolate Sse05_10M linkage group LG17, IFAPA_SoseM_1, whole genome shotgun sequence genome contains these proteins:
- the sod2 gene encoding superoxide dismutase [Mn], mitochondrial: protein MVRSKPRQVEHPLVKGSFQLVVCVFSETVGLVTNMLSRVGQIRRCAASLSQTLTQVTAARHKHTLPDLTYDYGALEPHVSAEIMQLHHSKHHATYVNNLNVTEEKYQEALAKGDVTAQVSLQPALRFNGGGHINHTIFWTNLSPNGGGEPQGELMEAINRDFGSFQKMKEKMSAATVAVQGSGWGWLGFEKESGRLRIAACANQDPLQGTTGLIPLLGIDVWEHAYYLQYKNVRPDYVKAMWNIINWENVSERLQTAKK from the exons ATGGTACGGTCGAAGCCCCGTCAAGTTGAACACCCTCTTGTCAAGGGCAGTTTTCAGttggtggtgtgtgttttttctgagACTGTGGGCTTAGTTACGAATATGCTCTCAAGAGTTGGCCAGATACGCAG GTGTGCAGCCAGCCTCAGCCAAACTTTAACCCAGGTAACTGCAGCGAGGCACAAGCACACACTGCCTGACCTGACCTACGACTATGGTGCCCTGGAGCCCCACGTCAGTGCTGAGATAATGCAGCTGCACCACAGCAAGCACCACGCCACATACGTTAACAACCTCAACGTTACAGAGGAGAAGTATCAAGAGGCCCTGGCAAAGG GTGACGTGACTGCACAAGTTTCCCTCCAGCCAGCTCTTAGGTTTAATGGAGGAGGCCACATTAACCACACTATCTTTTGGACAAACCTTTCTCCAAATGGTGGAGGCGAGCCACAGG GGGAGCTAATGGAAGCCATCAATCGTGACTTTGGCTCCTTCCAGAAgatgaaagagaaaatgtctgCTGCCACTGTAGCAGTGCAGGGTTCAGGCTGGGGCTGGCTGGGCTTTGAGAAGGAGAGTGGAAGACTTCGCATTGCTGCCTGTGCTAACCAGGATCCTCTGCAAGGGACAACAG GTCTCATCCCTCTTCTTGGCATTGATGTATGGGAGCATGCTTACTACCTTCAATACAAAAATGTGCGCCCGGACTATGTCAAAGCTATGTGGAATATAATCAACTGGGAGAATGTGAGTGAGCGTCTTCAGACTGCCAAAAAGTAA